In Monodelphis domestica isolate mMonDom1 chromosome 1, mMonDom1.pri, whole genome shotgun sequence, the sequence TCTGTATTATCCTATGTTTATCTATGTAAATTTGAATGGAGTAGAAATCTGGACAAGTAACAACCTAGTGGAATTCAGTAAGGGCATAAAAGTAACTTTGGATGTGTTTTCCCATTGGAAACGAGCAATTAATGACTGGTTGCCGCATGATGTTACCCGCCTCTTTGTTCGATATAACTTTGGTATAGAAAAGAGTTTATCTTATGTTGGTACAATATGCAACAACGTAACATCGGCTGGCATTGATGCATATGTTGAGGATAACTTGTTGGAATTCTCTATCACTGTTGCCCATGGACTTGGTCACAACCTTGGCATGCTTCATGACTATGACTCCTGTATCTGTGCACAAAAGCAATGCATCATGTATGCCTATTTCGGCTTAACTGATGTCTTTAGCAAATGTAGTTATGACAGTTATTTCAGTCAGTTTAGGGGACGTTTTCTAGATTGTTTAACAAGTCCACTAGAGCCTTACAAAGTTTTTCCTACAAAGCAATGTGGTAATAAGGTGGTTGAAGAGGGAGAAGAATGTGACTGTGGATCAGACGAAGACTGTAGTAAAGATTCTTGTTGTAAACCAGGTTGTACCCTGAGGCCCCATGCTGACTGTACTTCTGGACCGTGCTGTATAAAATGCAAGATTGCACCAGCTGGAACACTTTGTAGACCCCTTAGTTCACCATGTGATCTTCCAGAGTACTGCAATGGAACTTCAGTACTGTGCCAGAAAGATTTTTTCATGCAGGATGGAACTCCATGCACTAAAAATGCTGTTTGCTATAAGAATATTTGCAGTGACCGCATTCAACAGTGCAAAGCCATCTTTGGTGAAACAGCTTATGATGCTCCCCTCATCTGCTACAAAGAAGCAGACATGGTAGGTAATCAGTTTGAGGAATGTTCTTCAGATGACCAGATACATGGGAAATGTGATGATTCCTATACTTTGTGTGGCAAGCTGCAATGTACTAATGTTGACCACATTCCCAATTTAAAGGAATCTGATTCTATACTCCAGATTTATGTGAATGGAGTTATGTGCATTGGAATGGACTCTCACAAGGGGATGGGAATGCAGGACACTGGAAATGTACATAATGGCGCAGTATGTGACCATGGAAAGATCTGCTTGAACAAGGAGTGTGTCAATTATTCTGTATTAAATTATGATTGTGTAGCCAAGAAGTGCAATTCTAATGGTatatgcaacaacaacaaaaattgtcATTGCCTACAAGGGTGGGAGCCCCCATTCTGTCTCAAAAAAGGAGCTGGTGGAAGCATAGATAGTGGCCCTCCTCCAGAAAGGAAAGCAAGTTATACATTAATTATTTACTGTCTAGTTTCTCTCTGTTTGGGCTTCTATGGAATACTaataatgcttttctttttagcAAAAAAGTAAACATTTGTCATCTAGAAAGGAACAACTTTTGTataaagtcaggaagaatctATCTGTATCAGATAATATCCATTATCTGAGAAAAATTTAcattgagaaaacaaaacaaaaaattgcaTCAACAATAGATATTGCAAACTGGTATAAAATAAAGCTTCTGAAGGCAGTGTTGTCATGGAGTTGAACCAATTAGGCTTGACCCTTCAAATATCTTTTATAAAGTAAGGCTCAGGTGACTTTAACCATCCTAATGACTCCTCACTTCAAACAAGAGGAGAATAATAATTTGCTACAATCTAGAACAATTGCACCGTCAGAAGAGATCCTGGTCATTGCTCACTCTTTCCACTCTAGCCAGAATCTGGCCTTTGAAGCAACATTTGTCCATGGCCTTTAGAGCCACACAGACTAAAACTGAAACGAAGGGAGCCCTAACACTTACCTACTATAGGTAGGACACCGAACTTTTCCAATCTCTTGGTCTATCCACCTATCCTGTCACTATACAATTTGTTCATCACTCCATATGCACCAATTTGATTAATGGAATATCAGTTctgttccctcttcctctccctctaccAACCTTGACTAACTATATAGCCTTAGACAGAAATGCTAAAGTGATCATTCCATATCTTACCCCGACTATTCCTTATAGTTTGGGTGGGGCAAAGGCATCCTAGAGCAGTCTAGAAAATAAAGCTTGTAAGGACTTCAGGTATTCTCATTGTGCTCCGGGATATACCCACTGGTGGGTTATGGTTGGGATGGGTGGCAGGGAGGGAGGATTTAACATTGGACCTTATAGGTACTAAAATACAGGGTCAACAATATAGCCAAGAATGACCAGATTctatggaaagagcactagatttagtGCCttgagacctgggtttgaatcttgattctTTTAGTTAAAACTGTTCTCAACTCACTATACtattctgtgcctcaatttcttaatatgtaaaataagtaGATCATAGACTTAAAGTTGAAATGTAGCGCATAAGGCTCTCAGAGTCTAactctttcatttaaaaagaatgagaaaacaaaggcatagaagagttaaataatttgctctaGGAAACAGATCCAGCATGTATCTAAGGCAGGTCCTCCAGAAAccaagtctagtactctatcaAATCACTTTGCCTCTTTAAGATTTGAATAGATGATATATTATGTCCCTTtgactctaaattctatgatcataAGAACTTATGTAAA encodes:
- the LOC100025219 gene encoding disintegrin and metalloproteinase domain-containing protein 20, producing MSTARVRPHLSAPLLVLELGALLAVVGGLQQRPSRRLVSSEVVIPLQLSSFSIAERPRRLSYLLSFGGREYVVHLHLKKLLFPRHLPVFTYTEQGSLLMDHSFIPKDCYYRGYVEGALGSLASLNTCHGGLQGMLQVNSLFYEIEPLPASPIFQHLVSLVENKKQGPLWKCGLKEEEINRLALEKKGLRPSMSRVGSKDNGWPGIRFVKLVVVVDNFWYKFARGNETEVIYQVLEVVNMIDSLYYPMFIYVNLNGVEIWTSNNLVEFSKGIKVTLDVFSHWKRAINDWLPHDVTRLFVRYNFGIEKSLSYVGTICNNVTSAGIDAYVEDNLLEFSITVAHGLGHNLGMLHDYDSCICAQKQCIMYAYFGLTDVFSKCSYDSYFSQFRGRFLDCLTSPLEPYKVFPTKQCGNKVVEEGEECDCGSDEDCSKDSCCKPGCTLRPHADCTSGPCCIKCKIAPAGTLCRPLSSPCDLPEYCNGTSVLCQKDFFMQDGTPCTKNAVCYKNICSDRIQQCKAIFGETAYDAPLICYKEADMVGNQFEECSSDDQIHGKCDDSYTLCGKLQCTNVDHIPNLKESDSILQIYVNGVMCIGMDSHKGMGMQDTGNVHNGAVCDHGKICLNKECVNYSVLNYDCVAKKCNSNGICNNNKNCHCLQGWEPPFCLKKGAGGSIDSGPPPERKASYTLIIYCLVSLCLGFYGILIMLFFLAKK